A genome region from Pseudomonas pergaminensis includes the following:
- a CDS encoding GNAT family N-acetyltransferase codes for MQAVMNPKYPGLSVRVADEGFDAYVWGNDFSFEVSAYGEPQMGKRVDQWPVERILPYRKCYGIDPEEFASFRDAPDSAIFMAYLDDRPVGHIVVSTNWNGFAHVDELAVALPARRHGVAKALLDVAQFWSRKKNLPGMMLETQNNNLGACRLYERCGYVMGGIDHLRYRGIDPQTREVAIFWYRMFKTEVDAT; via the coding sequence ATGCAAGCTGTAATGAACCCGAAGTACCCGGGGCTCAGTGTACGGGTCGCCGACGAAGGCTTTGATGCCTACGTGTGGGGTAATGACTTCAGCTTTGAGGTCAGTGCCTACGGTGAGCCGCAGATGGGCAAGCGGGTCGACCAATGGCCTGTGGAGCGCATCCTGCCGTACCGCAAGTGCTATGGCATTGACCCGGAGGAGTTCGCCAGTTTTCGCGACGCACCCGACAGCGCGATCTTCATGGCTTACCTGGACGACCGCCCGGTGGGGCATATCGTGGTCAGCACCAATTGGAACGGTTTTGCCCATGTCGATGAATTGGCCGTCGCCTTGCCCGCCCGGCGTCATGGGGTGGCCAAGGCGTTGCTGGATGTGGCGCAGTTCTGGAGCCGCAAGAAAAACCTGCCCGGCATGATGCTCGAAACTCAGAACAACAACCTCGGCGCCTGTCGCTTGTACGAGCGTTGCGGCTACGTGATGGGCGGCATCGACCACCTGCGCTATCGCGGCATCGATCCGCAGACCCGCGAAGTGGCGATTTTCTGGTATCGGATGTTCAAGACAGAAGTCGATGCGACCTGA
- a CDS encoding NADH:flavin oxidoreductase/NADH oxidase family protein produces the protein MSPFEALPLPNGQVLSNRIAKAAMEENMADGNQAPSRELKQLYKAWAQGEPGLLITGNVMVDRRAMTGPGGVALEDEQHLASFREWADVARDNGVHFWVQLSHPGRQTPANLRQQAIAPSAVALDLGGFSKMFATPKAMTEDDIQDVIQRFATSARLAEQAGFTGVQIHGAHGYLLSQFLSPLSNQRTDRWGGSLENRARLLLEVIRAVRANVSPSFCVAVKLNSADFQRGGFAEADALAVVEMLNPLPIDLLELSGGSYEAPAMQGEARDGRTLAREAYFLEFASQLATIAKMPVMVTGGIRRLPIVQQVLDSGVAMAGIATALTLEPQLIQHWREGRDPNPQLKPIDWKRKPLASLAILAVVRYQMRRLSRGHLPKANVAPCMALVRDQWFLARRTRQYRAAMTQSSH, from the coding sequence ATGTCACCCTTTGAAGCCCTGCCATTGCCCAATGGTCAAGTCCTCTCCAACCGCATCGCCAAGGCCGCGATGGAAGAAAATATGGCCGATGGCAATCAGGCGCCGTCGCGCGAATTGAAGCAGTTGTACAAGGCCTGGGCGCAGGGCGAGCCCGGCTTGTTGATCACCGGCAACGTGATGGTCGACCGCCGCGCCATGACCGGCCCCGGCGGCGTGGCGCTTGAGGATGAGCAGCACCTGGCGAGCTTTCGCGAGTGGGCCGACGTGGCGCGCGACAACGGCGTGCACTTCTGGGTACAACTCAGCCACCCAGGTCGCCAGACGCCGGCCAACCTGCGCCAGCAGGCCATTGCACCGTCCGCCGTGGCGCTCGACCTGGGCGGTTTTTCGAAGATGTTTGCCACGCCCAAGGCCATGACCGAAGACGACATCCAGGACGTGATCCAGCGCTTCGCCACCAGCGCACGCCTGGCCGAGCAAGCCGGGTTTACCGGCGTGCAGATCCACGGTGCCCATGGCTACTTGCTCAGCCAGTTCCTTTCACCGCTGAGCAATCAGCGCACCGACCGCTGGGGCGGTTCCCTGGAGAACCGCGCGCGGCTGTTGCTGGAAGTGATTCGTGCAGTGCGCGCTAACGTCAGCCCGTCGTTTTGTGTCGCCGTCAAACTAAACTCTGCCGACTTCCAACGGGGCGGCTTTGCAGAAGCCGACGCACTCGCCGTGGTCGAAATGCTCAACCCGTTGCCCATCGACCTGCTGGAGTTATCCGGTGGCAGTTACGAAGCGCCGGCCATGCAAGGTGAAGCACGTGACGGTCGCACCCTGGCACGTGAGGCGTACTTCCTGGAGTTCGCCAGCCAACTGGCGACCATCGCCAAGATGCCGGTGATGGTCACGGGTGGCATTCGCCGCCTGCCCATCGTGCAACAGGTGCTGGACAGCGGCGTCGCCATGGCCGGGATCGCCACGGCCCTGACCCTGGAGCCGCAACTGATCCAGCACTGGCGTGAAGGCCGCGACCCCAACCCGCAACTCAAGCCCATCGACTGGAAGCGCAAACCCCTGGCCTCCCTCGCCATCCTCGCGGTGGTGCGCTACCAGATGCGCCGCCTCAGCCGCGGCCATTTGCCCAAAGCCAATGTTGCGCCGTGCATGGCGTTGGTGCGTGACCAATGGTTTCTGGCGCGGCGTACCCGGCAGTACCGGGCAGCCATGACGCAATCTTCACATTAA
- the poxB gene encoding ubiquinone-dependent pyruvate dehydrogenase — translation MAKINLAQQLATTLEQAGIKRIWGLTGDSLNGLTDALRTMDSIEWMHVRHEEVAAFAAGAEAAATGELTVCAGSCGPGNLHLINGLFDCHRNHVPVLAIAAQIPSSEIGLNYFQETHPQELFKECSHFIELVTNPEQMPHVLHRAMRSAILNRGVAVVVIPGDVSLLEVEDKLKPWPALHAPRTLPADPDLQRLTEILESSQKVTLLCGSGCAGAHDQVVALADTLGAPVVHALRGKEHVEWDNPFDVGMTGLIGFSSGYHAMLDCDTLIMLGTDFPYRQFYPTDAKIIQVDRNPQALGRRATLDLGIAADVSETIGALLPRLTRKTDRSFLETSLKHYEKARQGLDDLAQPSKANRPIHPQYVARLLSELADDDAIFTADVGSPTVWAARYLKMNGKRRLIGSFNHGSMANAMPQAIGAQAAFPDRQVISMSGDGGFAMLMGDFISLAQLNLPVKVIVFDNSSLGFVAMEMKAAGYLDAGTELKNPDFAAMSNAMGILGIRVEQSEDLEPALRRALAHDGPVLVDVVTATQELVMPPTIKLEQAKGFSLYMLKAVMSGRGDEVIELARTNWLR, via the coding sequence ATGGCGAAAATCAACCTGGCCCAGCAATTGGCGACCACCCTTGAACAGGCGGGCATCAAGCGCATCTGGGGCCTGACCGGCGACAGCCTCAATGGCCTCACCGACGCCCTGCGCACCATGGACAGCATCGAGTGGATGCATGTGCGTCACGAAGAAGTGGCGGCATTCGCTGCGGGTGCCGAGGCGGCCGCCACGGGTGAGTTGACTGTGTGCGCCGGCAGTTGCGGGCCAGGCAACCTGCACTTGATCAATGGCCTGTTCGACTGCCATCGCAACCATGTGCCGGTGCTGGCGATTGCCGCGCAGATCCCGTCTTCGGAGATCGGCCTCAACTACTTCCAGGAAACCCATCCACAGGAACTGTTCAAGGAGTGCAGCCACTTTATCGAGCTGGTGACCAACCCCGAGCAGATGCCTCATGTACTGCACCGCGCCATGCGCTCGGCGATCCTCAATCGTGGTGTGGCGGTGGTGGTGATTCCGGGCGACGTGTCGCTGCTGGAAGTCGAGGACAAGCTCAAGCCCTGGCCAGCCCTGCACGCACCGCGCACGCTGCCCGCCGACCCGGACCTGCAACGCCTCACCGAGATCCTTGAAAGCAGTCAGAAAGTCACCCTGCTGTGCGGCAGCGGTTGCGCCGGCGCCCATGATCAAGTGGTGGCCCTGGCCGACACCCTCGGCGCTCCCGTGGTCCACGCCCTGCGCGGCAAAGAACATGTGGAGTGGGACAATCCGTTCGACGTGGGCATGACCGGCCTGATCGGCTTCAGCTCCGGGTACCACGCCATGCTCGACTGCGACACGTTGATCATGCTCGGCACAGACTTTCCCTACCGCCAGTTTTACCCCACCGACGCCAAGATCATCCAGGTTGATCGCAACCCCCAGGCCCTGGGCCGTCGCGCCACGCTGGACCTGGGCATTGCCGCGGATGTCAGTGAAACCATCGGCGCCCTGTTGCCGCGCTTGACGCGCAAGACCGATCGCAGCTTTCTCGAAACCTCCTTGAAGCATTACGAAAAGGCCCGTCAAGGGCTGGACGACCTGGCTCAACCATCGAAGGCCAATCGGCCGATCCACCCGCAGTACGTCGCGCGCCTGCTCAGCGAGTTGGCGGATGACGATGCCATCTTCACCGCTGACGTAGGTTCGCCGACCGTGTGGGCGGCGCGCTATTTGAAGATGAATGGCAAGCGTCGCCTGATCGGTTCGTTCAACCACGGTTCGATGGCCAACGCCATGCCCCAAGCGATTGGTGCGCAGGCGGCTTTCCCGGATCGCCAGGTGATCTCGATGTCCGGTGACGGCGGCTTTGCCATGTTGATGGGGGATTTCATCTCACTGGCGCAGCTGAATCTGCCGGTGAAAGTCATCGTGTTCGATAACTCGTCGCTGGGTTTCGTCGCCATGGAAATGAAAGCCGCAGGTTACCTGGATGCTGGCACCGAGCTGAAAAACCCGGACTTCGCCGCCATGTCCAACGCCATGGGTATCCTCGGCATCCGCGTGGAGCAATCCGAAGACCTGGAACCGGCCCTGCGCCGCGCCCTGGCCCATGACGGCCCGGTGCTGGTAGACGTGGTCACCGCCACCCAGGAACTGGTGATGCCGCCGACCATCAAGCTGGAGCAGGCCAAGGGGTTCAGCCTGTACATGCTCAAGGCGGTGATGAGCGGCCGTGGCGATGAAGTGATCGAACTGGCGCGCACCAACTGGTTGCGCTGA
- a CDS encoding DUF2970 domain-containing protein produces MDDPIDNKPPSFWQMLHSVMAAAFGVQSGKNRARDFTHGKPSHFVILGILFTAVFALTLFGIVQLVLHLAGV; encoded by the coding sequence ATGGACGATCCAATCGACAACAAACCGCCGAGCTTCTGGCAGATGCTCCACAGCGTCATGGCCGCCGCGTTTGGCGTGCAAAGCGGCAAGAACCGCGCACGGGATTTCACCCACGGCAAGCCCAGCCACTTTGTGATCCTGGGAATTTTGTTTACGGCGGTGTTTGCGCTGACGCTGTTTGGCATCGTGCAACTGGTATTGCACTTGGCCGGCGTGTAA
- a CDS encoding NADPH-dependent FMN reductase, producing MSKVYTVAVLVGSLRKDSINRKVALALAELAPANLKLSIVEIGDLPLYNEDIDGATPPAAYSTFRQHVSSSDAVLFVTPEYNRSVPAPLKNAIDVGSRPYGKSAWSGKPGAIISVSPGAIGGFGANHHLRQSLVFLDVWCMQQPEAYLGGAGNVFDDAGKVSEKTKPFLQAFIDAYGKWVGKQHA from the coding sequence ATGAGCAAGGTCTACACCGTAGCCGTCCTGGTTGGCAGCTTGAGAAAAGACTCGATCAACCGCAAGGTCGCGCTGGCATTGGCCGAATTGGCCCCTGCCAACCTGAAGTTGAGCATTGTGGAAATTGGCGACTTGCCGCTCTACAACGAAGACATTGACGGTGCGACACCGCCGGCAGCCTACAGTACTTTCCGTCAACACGTGAGCTCATCCGACGCGGTGTTGTTCGTGACCCCGGAATACAACCGCTCTGTCCCGGCGCCGCTGAAGAACGCCATCGACGTCGGGTCACGTCCCTATGGCAAGAGCGCCTGGAGCGGCAAGCCAGGCGCGATCATCAGCGTGTCGCCGGGTGCGATTGGTGGGTTTGGCGCCAACCATCACCTGCGCCAGTCCCTGGTGTTCCTTGATGTGTGGTGTATGCAGCAGCCAGAAGCTTACCTGGGGGGCGCGGGCAACGTGTTTGACGACGCCGGCAAGGTGTCGGAAAAGACCAAGCCGTTTCTGCAGGCGTTCATTGATGCCTACGGTAAATGGGTGGGAAAACAGCACGCTTGA
- a CDS encoding LysR substrate-binding domain-containing protein — MRLRHIEVIQAILQTGHPGLAAEWLQLPVGDVEAALKEAEAQLGFMLFASVRGRLQATRETLELQAEIAHVYEALEPVQRLASRLKNHHAPTLRALCTPPLANQLLPQSIAVLRRRFQDTPCNLSSQPTREIVRSLLLHEADVGLSLHDPEHPQIHSRVLAQGKLQLLAPHGWLKPKQKYIALQDLAGQSMIGLEGQDPLSRLLDAKLQALRPLPVVQTRVQTYQMMRSMVEAGEGLAVVDPFTAFGAREAGLDACPVSPPIMVSLYALTLKDGATSPALNALLEIVTQKAEGLLASDSRPL; from the coding sequence ATGCGTTTACGTCATATCGAAGTGATTCAGGCCATCTTGCAGACCGGACACCCAGGCCTGGCCGCCGAGTGGTTGCAACTCCCTGTGGGCGATGTGGAGGCGGCGCTCAAGGAGGCCGAGGCGCAATTGGGTTTTATGTTGTTCGCCAGCGTGCGCGGGCGCCTGCAGGCCACCCGGGAAACCCTGGAGTTGCAGGCAGAAATCGCCCATGTGTACGAGGCACTGGAGCCGGTGCAACGCCTGGCCAGCCGTTTGAAAAACCATCATGCCCCGACCCTGCGCGCGCTCTGTACGCCGCCCCTGGCCAATCAACTGTTGCCGCAAAGCATCGCAGTGCTGCGCCGACGCTTCCAGGACACCCCCTGCAACCTGTCCAGCCAACCGACCCGCGAGATCGTCAGGAGCCTGCTGCTGCACGAAGCCGATGTGGGATTGAGCCTGCATGACCCGGAACACCCGCAGATCCACAGCCGTGTGCTGGCCCAGGGCAAACTGCAACTGCTGGCGCCCCATGGCTGGCTCAAGCCCAAGCAGAAGTACATTGCACTGCAGGACCTGGCGGGCCAATCGATGATCGGCCTGGAGGGCCAGGACCCGCTCAGCCGCCTGCTGGACGCCAAGCTGCAAGCCTTGCGCCCGCTGCCGGTGGTGCAAACGCGCGTGCAGACCTATCAGATGATGCGCAGCATGGTAGAGGCGGGAGAAGGCCTGGCGGTGGTCGACCCGTTCACCGCGTTTGGCGCGCGCGAGGCCGGGCTGGATGCGTGCCCGGTGTCGCCGCCGATCATGGTCAGCCTGTATGCGCTGACCCTCAAGGACGGCGCGACCTCCCCGGCGTTGAATGCGTTGCTGGAGATCGTGACGCAGAAGGCTGAAGGGCTGTTGGCCAGCGACTCAAGACCGTTGTAG
- a CDS encoding nitrite/sulfite reductase, whose product MYVYDEYDQRIIEDRVKQFRDQTRRYLAGELSEEEFRPLRLQNGLYVQRFAPMLRVAVPYGQLTSRQMRMMAKIARDFDKGYAHISTRQNIQFNWPALEDVPDILAELATVQMHAIQTSGNCLRNVTTDQFAGVAADELIDPRPWCEIIRQWTTFHPEFAYLPRKFKIAVNGSTSDRAAIEVHDIGLEPVHNAAGELGFRVLVGGGLGRTPVVGAFINEFLPWQDLLSYLDAILRVYNRYGRRDNKYKARIKILVKALTPEVFAQKVDAEMEHLRGGQTTLTEAEVHRVAKHFVDPEYKALGNQDAELAALDKEHPGFARWRGRNTLAHKKPGYVAVTLSLKPTGVAPGDITDKQLDAVADLADRYSFGQLRTSHEQNIILADVEQSQLFTLWGELREGGFATPNIGLLTDIICCPGGDFCSLANAKSIPIAESIQRRFDDLDYLFDIGELDLNISGCMNACGHHHVGHIGILGVDKKGEEFYQVSLGGSASRDASLGKILGPSFAQEAMPEVIGKLIDVYIEQRTEDERFIDTYQRIGIDLFKERVYAANH is encoded by the coding sequence ATGTACGTATACGACGAATACGATCAGCGCATCATCGAGGACCGCGTCAAGCAGTTCCGTGATCAGACCCGACGCTACCTAGCAGGTGAACTGAGCGAAGAAGAGTTCCGCCCTCTGCGCCTGCAAAATGGCCTTTATGTTCAGCGCTTTGCGCCGATGCTGCGGGTGGCCGTGCCCTATGGCCAACTGACTTCGCGCCAGATGCGCATGATGGCCAAGATTGCCCGCGACTTCGACAAAGGCTATGCCCACATCAGTACCCGCCAGAACATACAGTTCAACTGGCCGGCGCTGGAAGATGTGCCGGACATCCTGGCTGAACTGGCCACCGTGCAGATGCACGCCATTCAGACCAGCGGCAACTGCCTGCGCAACGTGACCACCGACCAATTCGCCGGTGTTGCCGCCGACGAGCTGATCGACCCACGCCCCTGGTGCGAAATCATCCGTCAGTGGACCACCTTCCACCCTGAGTTCGCCTACTTGCCGCGCAAGTTCAAGATCGCCGTCAATGGCTCGACCTCGGACCGCGCCGCCATCGAAGTGCACGATATCGGCCTGGAGCCGGTGCACAACGCCGCCGGCGAGCTGGGCTTTCGCGTACTGGTAGGTGGCGGCCTCGGCCGTACGCCGGTGGTCGGTGCCTTTATCAATGAGTTCCTGCCGTGGCAGGACCTGTTGAGCTACCTCGACGCCATCCTGCGGGTCTACAACCGCTATGGCCGTCGTGACAACAAATACAAGGCCCGGATCAAGATCCTGGTCAAAGCGCTGACCCCTGAGGTGTTTGCCCAGAAGGTCGACGCCGAGATGGAACACCTGCGCGGCGGCCAGACCACCCTGACCGAAGCCGAAGTGCACCGCGTCGCCAAACACTTCGTCGACCCTGAGTACAAGGCCCTGGGCAATCAGGACGCCGAGTTGGCAGCGCTGGATAAAGAGCACCCGGGTTTCGCTCGCTGGCGTGGCCGCAACACCCTGGCGCACAAGAAGCCGGGTTATGTCGCGGTGACCCTGTCGCTGAAACCTACCGGTGTTGCACCGGGCGATATCACCGACAAGCAGCTGGACGCCGTCGCCGACCTGGCCGACCGCTATAGCTTCGGTCAACTGCGCACTTCCCACGAGCAGAACATCATTCTCGCGGACGTTGAGCAGAGCCAACTGTTCACCCTGTGGGGCGAGTTGCGCGAAGGCGGATTCGCCACGCCAAACATCGGCCTGCTGACCGACATCATCTGCTGCCCGGGCGGCGATTTCTGCTCCCTGGCCAACGCCAAGTCGATCCCGATCGCCGAATCGATCCAGCGCCGTTTCGACGACCTGGATTATCTGTTCGACATCGGCGAGCTGGACTTGAACATCTCCGGTTGCATGAACGCCTGTGGTCACCACCACGTCGGCCACATCGGCATCCTGGGCGTGGACAAGAAAGGCGAAGAATTTTACCAAGTGTCCCTGGGTGGCAGCGCCAGCCGCGATGCGAGCCTGGGCAAGATCCTTGGCCCGTCCTTTGCCCAGGAAGCCATGCCCGAGGTGATCGGCAAGCTGATCGATGTGTACATCGAACAGCGCACCGAAGATGAGCGTTTCATCGACACCTACCAGCGCATCGGCATCGACCTGTTCAAGGAGCGCGTCTATGCAGCGAATCATTAA
- a CDS encoding DUF934 domain-containing protein — MQRIIKNNEVLDETWHLLPKDASFDGISNCDDLIVPLALWREHGHALKARDGGLGVWLDADEEAEEIGDDVEHFQVIALNFPAFTDGRNYSNARLLRDRYGYKGELRAIGDVLRDQLFYLRRCGFDAFALRADKDPYEALESLKDFSVTYQAATDEPLPLFRRR; from the coding sequence ATGCAGCGAATCATTAAGAACAACGAAGTCCTCGATGAAACCTGGCACCTGCTGCCCAAGGACGCGAGCTTCGACGGCATCTCCAACTGCGACGACCTGATCGTGCCGTTGGCCCTGTGGCGCGAACACGGCCACGCCCTCAAGGCCCGCGACGGCGGCCTGGGCGTGTGGCTGGACGCCGATGAAGAAGCCGAAGAGATCGGTGACGACGTGGAACACTTCCAGGTCATCGCCCTGAACTTCCCGGCCTTCACCGACGGCCGCAACTACTCCAACGCACGCCTACTACGTGACCGTTACGGTTACAAAGGCGAGCTGCGCGCGATTGGCGACGTGCTGCGCGACCAGTTGTTCTACCTGCGCCGCTGCGGCTTCGATGCCTTCGCCCTGCGCGCCGACAAAGACCCGTACGAAGCGCTGGAAAGCCTCAAGGACTTCTCGGTGACGTATCAGGCCGCCACGGATGAACCACTGCCGCTGTTCCGTCGTCGCTGA
- a CDS encoding MerR family transcriptional regulator encodes MNIGELAKQSGLAASRIRFYEAEGLISQVGRQANGYRRYAPEALQTLQLIQSAQQAGFTLQELKALMPAPGEHKREELIEALERKVAQIEEMQAQLAHSKAQLLGVIEAVRAQPEGVPCSMGQKQVLASIKLEP; translated from the coding sequence ATGAATATTGGTGAGCTGGCAAAGCAGAGTGGGTTAGCGGCTTCGCGGATCCGCTTTTATGAGGCCGAGGGGCTGATCAGCCAGGTGGGGCGCCAGGCCAATGGTTACCGACGATATGCGCCGGAGGCTCTGCAAACCCTGCAACTGATCCAGAGCGCGCAACAGGCAGGCTTTACCTTGCAGGAACTCAAGGCACTGATGCCGGCGCCGGGCGAGCACAAACGCGAAGAGTTGATCGAGGCATTGGAGCGCAAGGTCGCGCAGATCGAAGAGATGCAAGCGCAGTTGGCCCACAGCAAGGCGCAATTGCTGGGAGTGATCGAAGCGGTACGGGCGCAGCCGGAAGGTGTGCCCTGCAGCATGGGGCAAAAGCAGGTGCTGGCGTCGATCAAACTCGAGCCGTAA